Below is a genomic region from Phragmites australis chromosome 20, lpPhrAust1.1, whole genome shotgun sequence.
GCAATCACCTGATGAACGAAACTGGAATTCCCGGAAGCAGTATTGAATGTGTATACTTGGACAGTGGAGCACAACATGATCTCTGGATGTGGATGGTCTATGAAGGCAGCTCTCACAGTTGGTGATCTTCAGAGGTCCATGTTGGTAGGGGACTAGGAGGATGACACCTGCAATGGACTCGAGGTCTGAGCCTTTGATAATAATGATTATAAACATAATAGGGCCAGTGAACAATGTAAGACATTAGATGAATGATCAATGCAATGATttacattctctgcaaaaagtGGTGCAAATGACGATTGTATTTCTGATGCATTATCTAATTATCCGAAATACTTGTTTAAGCAAAACAGGCAAAGACTAGGACACACAACGCAATCAGAGATGCATAAGTGCTTGTTAAATAAAACGGCGAGACTTTGGCGAAGATAGATGGATTGGTGCTTGCTTAAGCAAATCAGGCGATACCTTGCACATGTTCTAAATACACTAAACAAAGCTGAAGCATGGCAAGCGTAGAACAATGTGGCGCGAAGTAGGAAGTCAAACATCTTCTTCAAAGAACACAACAAAGTAATTATTGACCAAACGCACGAGATAATGGGTAAAGATGGATATAGACAAGCCACTGCTGTTTCTAAAAGCAATTTGTCATCAAGAAGAACAGATACCAATGTCCAAATATGCAATGGTGAGCATTGTCAAATGGAAAGGTGCATATTTATCTGGGAAAAGGTGTAAAATTGATACAAACCCCGATTTTGAACTAGATAAACTAACCTAATGAATCTGAACTGTGATAATGCATTTGAACTAGGTATTCAGACAATTGAAAAATCTGTTGACAATGAAGGACACAAAGCAATTCGAGCGAGAACGGTATACCTGACATGCACACTTGAGTTCCCATGGCAGGAACAAGAGATGCTCAAGCCCCAAAACTGGAAGCTGATTCTATTCATCCAAGCCTGCAACATCAGCCATGCTCTCTCCGGGATCCAGCTTGGTCATGCACGAGTAGCGCTGCAGCTTCTCGTTGAATAGCACGAGGGGACCCTTCTCCTTGAGCACGCCATTGTCGTCGTAAGCGTCCCTGAGGAACAGGGCCCAGTTCATCTCCGTGCCGGCGAGGTAGAACGCGCGGTTCTGCTTCCGCAGCGACTCGTACATGTGCCGAGTGAGCCCGAGCTCCTTGAACTCGAATATGTGGTGGATCAGCCCGCGCTTCTCCAGCGTCAGGCTCAGGAACTCGTGGACCACTCCGACGCGGTACTTCTCGGCCTCAGTCGTCCATGGCTTGAGCAGCGCGCCGTTGGTGTACGGCGAGACCAGCGGGAACGTGGTGGCCAAGTCGAGGCGGTCGGCGTCCTCGGCGTCGAGCGGCATCGACCGGCGGTGCGGGACGGCGAAGCGGAACGTACGCCGGACGCGGCGCTGTTGATCTTCTTGCGCCGCTTGCATGGGAGTAGCGGCAGGAGCGAGGCAGGGGAGGGCGACGGCACGGGAGCTGGGACCGGGAGAAGGAGCGCTCTCGTGGCGCAGAAGAGGCGGCGCGCCATCGGCCGGCGGCGGGCGCCGGCTGGGTCCCTTGGGACAGACTTGCTGGGTTCAGTCGATCAAATCGCGGACGCACGTGGGCTCGTTTAGTTGCCCGCATGGCTCAGTGTAGCATGCTCGTATCTAAGGAGTTAGATTGAGTTTAGTAGAAGATGTAAAAAGATTTATTTGATtagttatatatatgtttagtttGGTTGATAAAGATGGTGTTTGATTGTCtgtttattttttcatcaaataatttaatatcatttttaaaattagtacatatgataaacatattagtgatttttttaaaaaaaatacacactACCGAACAAGCAGCCTCGCAACAAACGCGATCGAAATCTGTTTATCCCTCTTTACTTTTTAGCCTAACTATTAAGATCGATGACGTGATGGGGTCTTTTCTAGACAGGTTCGAATTTGCTTCCCATGCGCATCGTCCTCCTCATCTCACCCTCACTTGTTCCATCCGCATCGTCCTCCTCGCATCCCGCATTCTTTGCGTTCCCATCCGCCAAACCCCAAACCCCCGTCCGTCGCGAGCCGCTGGCGCCGTCGCCGGGTGCCATGGGGATGGACGTGGCTGCCGTGGTGGACCTCCGGGCTCTGACGCAGTCGGATCTCGTGGCGCTCGCGGCGGCATCGCCCTACGCCGTCGacccccgccgcggccgccgcagcGACGCCGACTTCCTACCTCCCTCTAAGATCGACCGCGCCGTCTTCAACGAGAGCGCTGGCTCCCGCAAGCAGACCTTCTCTCGCTACCGCGTCGCCACCAACATCTCCCATAATCTGAgccccaccgccaccgccgccgccgccgccttctcctcctctgccGCATATGCCCCCACCGAGGAGGACTCCGAGAACCGCCTCATTGTGTTCCACCTCCAACGTCTCTTCTCGCGCGACGACCCCTCGTACCCACCTCCGCTCCCGATTCCGCCCCGAACGCAAACCCTAACCGCGCCCGCGATAACGGCACCAGCGCCCTCCCTAccgctggcggcggcggtggatcCCGACAGGGAGGTGATGAACCCGAAGGGTGTGGCAGTTGATCTGGCGAGGCTCGCGGAGCTGGTGGACCCGTACGGGGAGGAGCTACGGAAGCGGACGGCTGGATTGGGGGTGGAATCCGAGCTGCTGGGATTCATGAATGCACTGGAAGGGCAGTGGGGGAGCCGGAGGCGTCGGAGGAAGTTCGTTGATGCCGGCATGTTTGGTGACCACCTGCCCCGTGGTTGGAAGCTGCTGCTTGGGCTCAAGCGGAAGGAGCGTGTGGCATGGATTAATTGCCGACATTATGTGAGGTTTGCCCTTCTACACAAGCATGCTTGTTTTGATTGTAGTAGGCGTCAGTTTATAGGTGTTCTGAGTACGAATGATGATTCAGATTTTGTGTTCCAAAGATGATGCAATGGAACTGTACACAATGGTGTTAAAAAGGATCATGGTGGCCTCACAATGCTTATATTGGAGAAAGATTGCATATTTACTCTTTGGTAGGGAGATGTCTTCAAAGTTGTCAATAGTTCAGTAACCTGAAGAAAACATTAAACCGAGATTAGGAACATAGGATTTGTGTGTGTAATATGCTTCTGAGTAAGTGTGTGACCCTCAGATCGGCCTGGCTCAAGTGCTCAAAAACATATAGTGACAGGCTAACAGCTACGAGCTGCATATGTCTGATCAATGATCATGCTCATTTACATTTGAGAAAATTAGGCTAATACCCAAACATGCGAAATTAGTGAAGTAAGCGCATCAAGACTGATGTTAGTGCCATCGCGAACACATGACATTATGGAAAAATTGTATCACTGTTAGGTTTTCCAATAGCTGCAGCCAATAACCTCCGCCGCGGTAAGAGAATCTCAGAAATTTCGAAGTTGCCCCTGTCATTGTTTGTTCCCCTCCTCTATCCCTTGCTTTCTCTGCAACAGAGGTTACTGACTGCAGGTGCCGTGAGCCCCTGCTCCCTTCCCCCCTGCTGCCCCCCTTGCTCCCACGTGCATGAGGTTGCCGGCGCTAACTACTGCCCACTAAGAATTCCTGATATTTGGAAACACTTGATTATTGTAATAGTCTTAATTGGTTCTACATTTTTCTTAAATGGTGCAGTTTCATATTGTTTGCATACCTTTCTTTGTGTTTTCTTCCCATTATATGTGTGCTAACCTAGTGAACCTACAGATGGCTGTTTAATGAAAGCACTGGTTTGGTGGCCATTCTCGTTTTCCAAAGATTTTTCTTGCCCTTTTTATGATCTGCATAAGAAAGGTATATTTGTGCTATGTAAAATATCCATGCATTTCCTTTTGACTTTGCCACTCATGTTATTTTCAAGTTGTTTAATGAAGAGCCTACCTGCGATAGCAAGTGTTTGCTAGAACAGTATGCCACTATAGCATTGTCTTTATAGTGTTAAATCTCCTCGGCACCAGGTTGTCTGCattttttgaagtttttctCATCTCATTTAGTAGCAGATTGCATTTGTCATGTTATTTTGCTACCACTTGTTTGCCTGACACTAATTGCATATAACATTCTTTTCCAGCCCCAAAGGACATCAGTTTGCTACATTCAAAGAAGTGTCTTCCTATCTCATGTCTCTTCTTGGATATCCAGAGGCAAAGCCAACTGCCACTCAGAGTAACAGTGCAGGAGTGCATGGTTTGGATGTTCTTAATGTAAGTTTTTTTGAGTATGCACATTATCTGTACACTTAAGGTTTCATGGTTGAATTCAAAAGTATGTTTGATTAGTCTGTAGGTCTTCACCAGCAAACCGATTCAATTGAGGAAAAGCGAATTGCATTGCCAGTTACTTCGGTTACTTTGTTCAGTCACTTGAGTGATTCTCATCAACAAAAACTTCAGAATGATGAAACTCGGATAGAAACTAACATAAAGGGGTGTCGGAAATGCAATTTGACTTTTCATGACCAGAGTGCCTATATGCAACATCAGTTGTCCTTTCACCAAAGGAAAGCTAAAAGGCGCAGGGTTAGTAAATCCGGCGAACTGGGCACCAGCATAGATGGAAAGTTTGAGACTCAGGAATGTCAGAAGACCTCCGAAGAGGGACCTGGAAATTTTGGCCACGGTGTTGCTGATGTAAAGTATCAAGGTCAGAGTCCAGCAAATTTGTTTGATGGGCCTTTTTCAGTTGAGTTAGGTGGTCGACCATCATTGGTTGCAGTGCCACATGGGTTTCAGGAGATGACTGCGTTGTCACAACTGGAAAAAGAACCTTCTGCTCGAGAGCATGTCTCTGGGTATCATAAGGAGCCTCTTAAGGAGATGACTGGCTTTCCTGAACAGGAAAAAGTACCTGCTGCTGGAGAACCCGCCTCTGGGCATTATATGGACCCTCTCAAGGAGTTGCCTGGCTTTCCTGAACAGGAAAAAGGACCTGTTGCTGGAGAACCCATCTCTGGGCATCATCAGGACCCTGCTCACAATTCTGATGACCATAAAGCCCATGATGGAGCATGTCATGGTGCTATAGCGTCTCTTGCTATTGATGCTGAAAGCAAATTCAATACTTGCAACTCCACAAATGTTCATGAGAATGACAGCTCAAGAGATTTAGAACGTTCCAACGCAGATTGTGCCGAAAAGTTCTACAGGCCCGATGAAACTTGTAGCATACCTAAAGTGGTTTCTGCGACAACAGATTATCCTGGTGAAAGCAAATCTACAGATGATCCAATGGAGTGTGCTGATATAACACAATCCAAACAAGTCTCTGAGCCCTGTGATCTACTGCATGTCAAATTGGGCAGTTGTCctgaagaaaataattttagtaaCCAGCTAGAAAGTAGCCCACTTTCTACAGCAGTGGATGAGCCTGATCCGGCAGATGATTGCAACATAGCTTGTAATGTGGTCGATCCCACAAGCTTCGAAAATGAGAAACCTTTTGAGGACAATATTATGAATTGTGAAATGACTTCTTTGAAAGATGATGAGATCAAAAGTGGCGCCAGAATAAGGGATGTAAACCTCAATTCTTGTTTGGATACACTATTTTCACCTGTTTCTGGTGGAAACTATGAAACATCTAATACTCCTGATGATGATACTCGATCGTCCATTATTGCCCAATGCTTCGGTACTAGCTCTAACGA
It encodes:
- the LOC133902390 gene encoding protein WHAT'S THIS FACTOR 1 homolog, chloroplastic-like, whose product is MQAAQEDQQRRVRRTFRFAVPHRRSMPLDAEDADRLDLATTFPLVSPYTNGALLKPWTTEAEKYRVGVVHEFLSLTLEKRGLIHHIFEFKELGLTRHMYESLRKQNRAFYLAGTEMNWALFLRDAYDDNGVLKEKGPLVLFNEKLQRYSCMTKLDPGESMADVAGLDE
- the LOC133901789 gene encoding uncharacterized protein LOC133901789, with translation MRIVLLISPSLVPSASSSSHPAFFAFPSAKPQTPVRREPLAPSPGAMGMDVAAVVDLRALTQSDLVALAAASPYAVDPRRGRRSDADFLPPSKIDRAVFNESAGSRKQTFSRYRVATNISHNLSPTATAAAAAFSSSAAYAPTEEDSENRLIVFHLQRLFSRDDPSYPPPLPIPPRTQTLTAPAITAPAPSLPLAAAVDPDREVMNPKGVAVDLARLAELVDPYGEELRKRTAGLGVESELLGFMNALEGQWGSRRRRRKFVDAGMFGDHLPRGWKLLLGLKRKERVAWINCRHYVSPKGHQFATFKEVSSYLMSLLGYPEAKPTATQSNSAGVHGLDVLNSVGLHQQTDSIEEKRIALPVTSVTLFSHLSDSHQQKLQNDETRIETNIKGCRKCNLTFHDQSAYMQHQLSFHQRKAKRRRVSKSGELGTSIDGKFETQECQKTSEEGPGNFGHGVADVKYQGQSPANLFDGPFSVELGGRPSLVAVPHGFQEMTALSQLEKEPSAREHVSGYHKEPLKEMTGFPEQEKVPAAGEPASGHYMDPLKELPGFPEQEKGPVAGEPISGHHQDPAHNSDDHKAHDGACHGAIASLAIDAESKFNTCNSTNVHENDSSRDLERSNADCAEKFYRPDETCSIPKVVSATTDYPGESKSTDDPMECADITQSKQVSEPCDLLHVKLGSCPEENNFSNQLESSPLSTAVDEPDPADDCNIACNVVDPTSFENEKPFEDNIMNCEMTSLKDDEIKSGARIRDVNLNSCLDTLFSPVSGGNYETSNTPDDDTRSSIIAQCFGTSSNDDNACKDGNFANQNSASKGENFVNQKNDMVYQSNLTMGPIPPAQINVNCFTSCSMTREIKNYGNRCEDNAKEALADSQNVTSNETGFDVEAYNNDIFNGTITESSLAQLNNAINMKTDFASCYSLSELNTLTGGTATDEIDIHSIRSSFVSSTSRNEPNEHCTLDFDIKGSMLEVLEKSGSDLENQYNGTGPSCDSLPTAGTSGNIDDFMSMQTNFGSFTSLVRAVEDVPLCRIIQDQCDLQLGFGGPKQPMYPSFEQQLRMASAGVPPYGSMSRHDSVPVPEPTLMLGYAPQLGSCPPPFQLGWGPSLSKMVGGCVLQSVCVWCNSQFHHFGTVAEQQADSLGYICPACKGKFSGHLGINGPSL